The DNA window agcaaaatttatatgaattttctaagaaaaaagttttcaaaagaaaattagtgGTGCGTGTGTTTTTGAGTGAACTAATTCTAATGCACATacacttaaaattaatatttttattaaataattttgaaatgtatttctTTAGTATTTTATTGATAGCAAactaattaaatgaatatttaacaATAGAATTGTAATTACGCAAAAgttgaaaatagttttaaatggATAtgcttaaaagtaaaattttcttcatgttaaaatttgaaattaaaattattatataaaaaaaatagttcaatactatttatttatacaatttatctatcatattaaaattatagaatgttataattatattaaaattattatataaaaaaaatagttcaatacaatttattatataaaattaattaaaatatatctttcatAAATTAGTTattccaaaaaatattaaaattaatattttagttttaaactatgactttttatattaattaactttatttgttttcctttttatataagACCGAAAAAAGAggtaaaaatatgaaaaactcaTCTTGGAATTCAGTTTCAAAATAACGAAGTGTAACTGATTTTTCGATGTCATACTTTAAGATAGGCTTAGAGTTTACGTTTTTGGCGACCAAATTTTGGTCCTAAGAAAAATCATTGTAAATGTATAAAGATGGGACTACTTGTGTTATTTgggaattttaattttcatatattattggGGTACAAAAATCAGAGAATTTGAGACAACATTTATAAAGCTTTCTTTACAGAGTCACTACCTGGAGATTGTTAAATGGTAGTTTCAAGCATGAAAAGATaacttttcttttggttttgttatAATAAGAAAAGTTAGAAATatcattatgaaaaaatattatagacattttttttattaataaaataatatatttctatcacatttaatagtttttatattatttaataactgagatttaaaataatttaaatattttatttttatttgtaaagtgttttttaaaaataaaatcgttaaaaaactagaaaaaaagtATACAGTAACTTGTACGGTGATTGATCTTTCTTTTACACAAATACAATATTCAACTAGAAATTGTTTGTCTTGAATTATTTCGCCTAATGCAATGAACTTTATCATTTCAACCATCCTATGATTTGAAATCCTTCCTTAATTTATAGCAGTTTAGGTGAACGTTTGCTCATCATAAGTTGGAAACCAACCAGGGAGGGCAGAGCACTCATTGcccatgaataaaaaaaatgaaaaccgTTTGAatatcaaaaataacaaaagtgaaaataaacatataataatagattcgaaattataattaagtatcGTCTATTAGTTCTATTTTggatttataattaaaaatttttcaGGTCACTTGTTAATGAAAGCtaaaatagaaatcaaatttgATATTTCCATTAACATGATATGAATGTGCTAACTGTCCCGTAGGTTAGCAACTATGTGGAACAAACTCGATAAAATAATATGCAACTTTTATGCAAATCATTCACATGACTATTTTTTGGCAGGTCAACTCTTCGAACATAAGCAGAAAAAATCTAGAAACAATCGAATACTATGATTATCCAGTATTTCCAACACTTTGAACCTTATATTCGGCCACGATAACTTTGTCATTCCCAATTATCAAATTCAATCTATAATTATTCaaactttatattaatttaaatctatttaaatatatttactttaaatttatatttataattttaaattttaagtttaattcatttaattgaatttggattgaaacaaattgaataattttttttttaattttaaaaactcaaaatcaaGGTGTATTTAGCTCATTTTTTAAGTCATGAAATAATAGGTCTGATTATAAACCTAAGGTAGCATCAGATCAAGTTCATCTAAGATTAATTTGCTGTAGTCTAAGTTCGTGTTTGGTGAATTAGACCTAATATAAATTAAGTCAATATAGTTCTAAGTTAAACCAATTCAGTATAATATTAAGTTGAATTGGTAAAAACTTACTTTCAATTAAGTCACATTCATTCTATTCATAATTGACTCAGGTTCAATTAAGGATGTTTTGATCAAGACTAATTTCGATATATCTCCACCAAGACCAAGTTAGATCTAGCTTAATCAAAACCTAACATCATTAAGACAAAGTCAAACATAACTAATCAAGACCAAGATAGGTTAGCTCTATCAAGACCTAGAACATCAAAACCAAGTCAAACCTAGTCTAATCAAGACCAGATGAAGTCGGGACCAAGCAAGTTGAGTTAGCTAAAGTATAGGTCGAGTTGATCTAACATAGATCTAAGTCAACTCAAGTTGTCCTAGTTGAACAAATTTAGCCTGAACTTAGAACAAGCTAAGTTGTATTGAACCAAAGGTTAAGCAAAGTCGATTCAAACACAAATTGAGCTAATTCAATTTAAGTTAAAGTTGAGTTGAGCCAACACAAACCTAGGTTGAGTTGAATTTTTCGAAATCTAGATCATATCAAGTGGAGAGAACAAGGTTAAGTGGTTAGATAGTCTAATCTAGTTCAACTATATTGAAACTCATGTGGAATCAAGATAGACCAAGTAAATTGGATTTATGTTTAACTTATACATTAAATCTACATTGGATTGGAACATTATCTACCTAAGTTTGACCTCGAgtcaaatttattaaactaatcccacattatatttaatctatttgAGAAAATGAATTCAGTCTATATTTGATCCAATTTAAATTGACTTAAAAGAAATCTAAAccaaattgatttaattaagaTGGATATGAATTATCCAGTATATTTTATTCAATCTCCTTTACATCTAAACTAAAAAAgttcaatttataatttctcTTACAAGACAATAAAAGTACCACCAAgatggtttttattgttgtcaaCTACTACTGAAAACTTCTATTTTTAAGTCGACGCTAGTGATTCAATTTAACTAGTAATCCGATCTCAAAATTACTATATTGAACTTTGTTTGTCATATAAATACtatggaaaaatataaaagtgatgGTTTGTCTGGTCAGCATAggtttggtattttatttattttttacattatataacAATTGTACGTCGCCCCACCGTGGTTAGGAATATTTAGTATCACAGTTAGATATGAGGCACATTTACATTGATCTATGTTCTTATAGATCAGTTATCTTTGTACTACGTCCTACAACATAAAACCAGAGCGATGAATTGCTGTATCCGAAAGAAAGTATAACAAGTAAAATTAGGGTTCGGTTAGCCAAAAGTACAGAGCTTTTAGACTAATGTACTTTAAAAGTTTCCTGTTGGGTAACATGAAAATGTAAGTGCGCAACTACTACCTCAAACAACGTAAAGTGGTAGGAAAAGGGGTACACAAACCCTATTTTCAGGATTTTTTTCTTTCGGGGTTTGTTGGGTAACCACTATCTTTACACTCTTCGGATCATATTGTTTAGTTTACTCACTGGTAATTAACCAAATTAAGACCAATCAATGATTGGTTAGATACATTACTGTAAACATGAATACTCGTTTGTGATTCGTATatgaaaagtgaaagagaaaaaaaaaagaaaagttacaaACTTAAGTAATTTTTAGGGCTGTTAGTATGAAGTTTTACCACTAAACAGTTTAAAAACGAAGTTAAGGAATAGCAAAATACTACGGTAAAGAGGAAGTATTAAGTTAAATGCAGCATTACATATATGCATGACAAAATCAGATCCTATTAAGTTAAATTCAGTACGCAACAATGTATCTTCATTTATATTGCTTTCTAATGCATCAACATTGAATGACATGAAAAATTAAGAAGGTCAAAGATAGGATTTAAGGAAGACAACTAAGAGGTGTGGTGTCAGTCTGAGTATTCAATTAAACTGAATAGTCAAGTTAACAAAGAGTGGGATATTTCGGATTTTATCgaaatttcctttttttcagTATTTCTAAACACCAATTAGTAAAAGACTAAGTGTCTATTAATCTAAATAAGAAgaacaaatacaaaaacaaacacaaaatcgTTTTGCTGAACTAAAAATTTAAGCCCCagatttaattaaatgtgtGATAATCTGAACCCtgttgtagaaaaaaaaatgtggaagTGAAGAGAAAGGAAAGTAAGCGAGCCGAATTCACCTCATCAGAAAGGAATTAGCATAGgcattaattgataaaaataaatataatagatGAATACATATAAGAACAATGATGGTACAACTTGATATAGCAATGCCTCACTAGCtactaaataataatgaatatcaTCATCAAGCATTGAAAACCTTGGAAAGAGCTTGCAGCACATTGAGTTGGATCCTTAATTTTAAGATGTGTTCCGCCGTCTTAAGGAAGAGCCGGTCGGGGTTCATTCCGGCGCCACCGGGAACCAGGCGCTGCAGCTTCTTCATCCTCCTCTCTACACCCTCTtgcctcctcctcctcttccccCACCTCACCTTTCTCATGTCCCTGCAACCCATTAATTTTTAGCACAATTTTGTGTCCCAAAGGAAgaaaatactaataaatatgGTAGATTTGTTCaaatgaaagaagagaaagaaaggaaagaagaaaacaatgatgGGAGTGGAAGAGAATGGCATGGAATGAGAAATGGGGGAGGGCTATAAATGAATGGAGAAAAAGGCAAAGTTCAAGAAACGGGCCATGAGAGCCGAGCCCAGCCGATCCCATTTTCAAGCGGCTAGCGCCCcgaacaaaacataaataataataataataataataataataataataataatattttatttttttattcatatacactacttatataatatgaaacaaTTTCCGCTATTTATTGGTTATTATGTGTATTTTGCGTGTGGATTTTGGAGGAAGACTCGGTTTTAGTTTGGCGTGTTACGGGCTGGTGGGCCAGGCCCACGTTTGTCGTGGAGCGGCCCACGCACGTGTCTGTCAGTGGCTGGCACCAGCCAGATTTATGAACGGCTTGCGTTGCATACACGTGTCCTAGTAATCCTCGAATCCCGACAGTTGTTCGCTCCTGTCACGGGATCGGATCGGTTGCGTCATGCCCCATCGTAAATCCGAGTCTGAGTCAGCAAATCGTGCGGCTAACGATGGTCCTGCAATGGACCCCACGCGCGAAATTCGGTTTCCCACGTGCGGCCTCACATGGCCTTGTTCTTTCTCGTGTGGTGGTGAGGTCCAACCAAATTCCAGAACACTTCTCTTCACCAGAGACTCACTCACCCTTGCCTTGCCTGCACCCACCATCATTcatcttcccttttctttttttttttcttttaaaggtaataaaataatattaatttagataAATAGCTAAATTATGTTAGTCTAAGTGATTGGAAATTTAGTCTTCTCGGACAAATTTACTcctttatataaagttttatgttttctgaaggaaaaattaaaagaaaaagtttttatttatatgtttcttgtaataaattagtcttaaaagttgaaaataaatgttttatttatatttcttaactaTAACACTTTGTTACTTCGAAACATTTAGAACGACTGAAGAAGAATCAAATTTGAAAATCCATGGATGATGTAATCAAAATCTTGAGGTCATGGTCCACTCAAACTAGTTGGTAAAGGCTTTGATCTATAATATTTGGTTGCGTAATATTTATGCTCTCAaactataaatagttatttatattttcattatttaattaaatgagtcATATAcctttttaatacattttctgTTTggttctttaattaattaagttgttGTATAGAGATGCCTTTTATATTAGATGTCTAACAATTGCTACGTTCATTTAGTTTGTGTTATCAGAGAACATAAGCtggttaaacttaaaaaaaaaaaaaaacacaattaatttaattaaataacatcaTGTGTTGGCTGGCtaagtttaagaaaaatctATAACGTTAGTGGTTAAAATATGTAGTAAATTATGAATactatagatatatatatatagagagagagagagattatGATTGAGTCTCTCTCTCCTCATCCTGATATTTATCATTGCTAGTGGGTTACACGAGACCATGTGTGATGCAACTTAGATAGAATATTAAGAAATGAAATGGTTGTATATTAAagtatgaaagaaaaatatacattGCTATATGTCTTGGTTTATAATATACAGATACATTTCTTTAATGTTATGGCACTccgttattattttatcttttttctaattCCAGAAAGACCACATTAGATTTAGTTGCCTCTACTTTACGTTTCTCGAATTGATTAATTACATGGGACCAAACTAGCCTGGCTTCATAATTATGAACGATTTTTGGCTACATTTTTCTgaaaatctaattaatatttaatacaattaattagGCCTTGCAGAATCCATTTATTAGTCCCTTTTCCTTTTCGGATAACCAACAATTAGGTACACAAAAACTCTAGCACAACATGTTATTAGGACAGAATTCcgaatacaattttaaaacctCCGTTTGTTGAAAACAGTTAGGTAGAAAatgtctttttttaaaaaaaataaataaataaaaaataaaactaagcaGTTAAATATACATTAACAGAACTCAAAGCATTTAGGATACCTACGAGACATGTAACAATAAAATCACCATGTTTAGGTTGTTGAGACTTTTGCGGtaattattatatcaattatagCCTTCAAGaatgttttcaaatatattgACTTTTTGATGCtataaaattaacttgttttaagtaatttacACCTACATAAGTACATCGAATCCCAATTGCCTTACTTTTTGTTGGATTGAGTTATGAATCtgagtatttaaatttatgttagaCATGTCTATGATTGTGTTAGAAATATGTGTCTAAGCTCGAGTGAATGAGTTAGTAACTTTCCATTAACTtacttatcatttttatttatttagtcttGTTTTTACTTCATTCTTTTCCACATTTAATCTAGCTTTTATCCTTCAATATACTATTTTAAGAGATtcttaataaaaacttttaaatatatattataaggtttaaaccatttagttgtccctatttttagggagttttctcattttgatccccgtcttattagaatccccaattgagtctctataagtgctaatttcaatcaattaagcccctgccgttaaatttaattaacggggttaacttttttgcacaactgggaggatgacctgttaaacatgacatgaattagagttgaaattgattgaaattaacacttatgggactcaattcatgccacgtttcaactctaaataggcaaTCCTCtcagctgtgcaaaaaagttaatcccgttaactaaatttaacgataggggcttaattgattgaaattagcacttatagggactcaattggggattctaataagacgggatcaaaatgggaaaaccgtCCAAAAATAGGAACAACTAAATGGCTTAAACCATATTATAATGACTTCttcatgaattaaaattaatttatataaataaaaaattacagaaagtaTGTGAAATAAATTGTATAAACTAGTTTATTTAGATTGAtagattagttgtttttttattcataataaactaTAATACGGTGGTAAATTTTAGATTAGTTAGTGCCTATTGAAACTTAAAATTCCACGAAAAAGTTCCTAAAtatgaataaacaaaaaaagtgACCACTTCGTTCGTTTCTTTTTTTGGGCAGCGACCACATCGTTCGTATAcgttaatcaataaaaaattacacgaATTATTCGCACTGATGATGTATATTAAAAGTAAACAGTCTTTGAAGTTTTGCATTCATATTGTCCACAAAACGCACACCATATCCAAAACGAAGTATATGTACTATGCACCTGTTGCATGTGCGTATAGGAGTTATGCCCTAGCTATATATGAACTACATTAAAGATTATATATGTGCATACATATACGAGGATAGGTTTTGTCtaatcttatataatttaaatttattatataaaatagagaatattaatgtatattaatatatgaaagtGTTGGAGGTGTAGAATAGCTTGGTAGAGCGAGCTGGTAGCGAAAGCGGTCCCCTTAATAGAAGACTAAGAAAGTTTCCAGGGTCATTGAAACCCATGCCATGTGACGGTTGACGATGACATATTTGTCGAGAGATgaagttaaaaatttattacacACAAGACATCTAAAATCGAACACCTACATGGTTCGTACGTAGCCTAGTACACACAAAGACGACAATACCATTagatataaaaatgatatttgacTTGGTGAAATAACAGTGTGGTTGAGTTAATGCAGAATGCTGAGCTACTGGGGTAAGCACAGTAACAGTAGTATCAGTATAAGTAACAGTAACAGTTTTTAGGTTACCAAGAAGTTGGAGAATTCACATGGGTTGTCGTAAGAAGTAGTAAATTGAGATGGAAGATGGTAGACTGAGACCCATCTACTTACACAACCCTAGGATGTGCAAATCATTAATAACGTCACAGACCTTTGCTTTTGTCTCTCTGTAATTACCCTACTTACACATAAATTATCTGCACCCGCATAAATGGTGCTGTTCGAACTTCGTGTAACGATCAATTAATTCACCAATTAATTCTTACCCTTTCTTCCAATTCTCTCCCACCTTATCACCTCATTTCACCCAGTTTCACAATATCCTGCCCAACAGATTAATTAATATctaaacttattattattaattcattGCCTCCCACCCACTTTCATTTTTAATGCTTCACTCTTTTATTAAatcctatttttaattattcaattctTTATCACCCATTTGTTATGGTCTTACAGTATGTGTGTGGTTTTAGAAGGGAAAATTTGCATTACAAGAAAATAGTTCATTCTCATTATTAAGATGTGATTATAAAGACTTCTACAGGGAAATTGATCTAAACTAATGTTGACAGAGGGAATTGTGTAATAAATTATTGACCTTgtgaatttaatatttgattatagaaGATATTATGTATGATACTTAGTGGGATTGTGAAGTCTTATGGCATAATTAATGAGAGTTTGAAATATGATATGGAAGGGTTACAAGattacaaacaaaacaaaaaacaaaaaacacttGTTGTCGCCGTTTCTCAGAATTCCAATTCCATCGTTGAAATTCATGTTTAAGTGTTTGTTAACATATATAGTTAGAGACAAAACTGGCCTTTTGTGGTAATATTTTGGTTGTCTCGATACCATCTTAGTTTTTACAAACTTAAGTGATGCATGTTGGGTATTAGATATCAATCATCACAATTTTTTGGGCATATGGAGAACAGTGTGGTCAGTCAGTAGACATTGAACAGCAGTGTATATTATCTTAATGTTATAATCTCTTTGGCTCGTACTCAAAGAGAAGTAATTTGATTTAGTCTTTATATATCTtacatatttgaattttaggAATTTGCTGTGTATATATGAATGACTTAAAGGTATTAACTTGATCTTTTGGAGCCTATGATTTGACCATTAATTAACATAGTTAAATGACACTAGGGTTTCATGACATGTTATCATAAAAGGATTTTAATCCAAGTAggtgtaattaatatttaatcctCTATTGTGTATTTATTAAGGCTTGGTTTCTCTTTTATATCTCTTGACAATACTTTTATTTGAGGTTGGTTAACTGATCACTATGTATACACCGGTAATGATGATGTGTGTTAAAGTGAGCTAATTTAATTCATACGAAATCAGTTTACTCTtgattatcttaaaaataagtcAGTTTaagtagattttttttcttaataaaaaattttgtaattttattttatttaccatATATTGTTGAGTTAAAGTGGATTGcctcatttaaatatattttattctattaaattgttttatatgttttattgtcataaaatcaaaatgaattaaCTCAACAATGTGTTTATACCACCTATCTCACTAAATATCCATCATTAATGTTATGaatataataagtaaaaataaaatattaatttatataattgagCAAACAAATAAAGTAAGTATCAAgtcattcaaatattatttaacaacttttccatttaagaaaacaaaCTCAAAGTGTCAATctacacaataaaaatataataaataattataatgaaaaaaatgaaaaacattataaaaagttgttagTTTGTGAATTACGGATCAACTCACTTCCTATTACATATAAATCGTATGAGTTAAGTGAGTTGCGTGTTATTtgatttacatttattttttttttaaaaaaagtgtatttttctaatttaacccAAATCAAACTAATGGTACTATGGATTAACTCAATTGAACCCATTTTTACACTCATAGCAACATGTAAATAGCATATAGCTATGTTATATAAAGACATTACggaatcatttttttttttcaaatcacaTATTCTAGGATATCTACAaacttgacaaaaaaaatagtcTTGTCAATCTTTTCACAATCAAGGAAAGATAAGAGCATGATATTTACACTAATATATCAGATAAAGATAAATTGAGTACAAACTATTTAGAATGACATGTCACTTAAGACCTTAAATTTCATGATGCTATATAAATAAGTCTTTCACGTCTAACGttcaatttgaaaaaagttaacattaaaatgattaatgacattattgtaaataattctCCTATTTAGAcgtcaaaaatttcaacattttcacGTCATATGACTAATTGACGTTTGAAAAGGGAAATTCAACGTCAATTAACGTTTGAATTTCACTTTTTGAACATTATATGGTTGCATGAGTCATGCCAACCTACACAGAAATGACCTTTTAGATATCCATGAAGCAATTCAATGtttgaaaaaggaaattatGATGTCTCTTACATTCCTTATCCATTAAAGTTTCTCTTTTGACCAttgtcaatacccaatttcgtccggataattaaacaaaatgtctaaaattaagaaaaagtaataaaataaaaataaacgagaagataaattttatataaattaaaaaaaaaaatgatgatgatttttgttttgtgttcttttcctattttcatttatttttatccttttgtttttattttgtttgtttttatttattttctcccctacttctattttgttttatctttttttcttttcttttttcttatttttgttttatgttatttggtcattttattttatctcattttgttgtattttactttattttatttcattctatttcattatattttatttattttcagtttattttatttatcttattttatttttttttatttacttattttatcttgtttcatttttttggttttgttttacgttattttctttttatttcatctttattttcatttttacctcttttctttttcggtttactttttatgtttgtaATNTGTTTGTTTCCTTTcactttgtttttatattttaaattcaagaaaAGGATACTATCCTaagcaatatatataaatatttgtactctaaaaaaaatataaggaaagaaaggagaaggaaagataaaaaaggagAGTCAACTCTGTTTCCTGGTCCTGAAGCAACAGTTGCAGTGCTCGGCTATGCAGTGCTATCCAGTGAATGCTTAGAATGTGTTTCCACGGTAGCTGAGTGAAAAAAGGTATTTGTTTCTTGCTGGAAATTCTTAGGCAGTAGCAGCAGCCATGCATTGAAATGGAAAGAATTTTAAACAAGCGTATACCAACTGAAAAGTAAAAACATGAAACAAGAAAAAGNCAAAGAANATCCTGCGACAGAGGATACCCTATGAAACGGCATGAAATGGTACAATAGAGGGGGATACAAGGAGGAGGAGACCAAGAAGCAAGGACACACTATCAAAGGATATAcacattgaagaaaaagaaaaaaacatatacagaGAGCACAAGAGGAGCACGGGGAGAACATAACGAGACTGAGGAACATCGTTCATCCGAAGAAACATCTTACCATCACCAAATATCGGTGGCTCACTACCAACACCGACCATCACTGCCTGGAAGAAAGGGATCTCACGGTCAAAGGAGAAGAGAGCCATTTACCTTCACTGGTTCGTTTAAAGCGGCGGAGGTAAGTCATAGTCTCTAAGCTTGATCGTATGTGAATGCGTCTGTTTAATGAATCGGATATGAATAAACAATACATGTATATGGTTGTGTTCATTTGCTTGTATATGGTTGTGTTTTTTTGTCTCAAGGCCTGCAAATTTCATCACTTATAAACTACATTGAAACATAAGCATAGGCATGTATCCCTAACAGCAAGACCCCAATACCCTCTTTGCTCACATCCAGAAATGTCCAGAAAAGCATGTAAATAAAAGACAAACATAAATAACTTCCATATCAGCATATATCGGAATAGGAAATGAAAGGTATGGCTTCTGGTCATCCTCGGGCAGGAGGTTCCTCCCTCGCATGCGAAGGAGTGGAGAAAACTTGGTTCGCGGCTTCTGGTCTTTGACTCCGGCGACAGGCAGCGTCACCGGCGTGGCCCTGGCATTCGACCTGCGGCAGCCGGAGAAGGGCCCATTGGTGAGAGGTGGACTCGGTGATGGCTTAGGCCAGTCGTGGCGGTGGAGTCGTCGACGACGGCGGCAGCAGAGGCGAAGCACGGAAGGTGAGGGAGTCTCCCTCTCGCACGCGGCGTTGAATCTGGGGAAGGGGTCTGACCCCGTGGAAGGCAGCGGTTCCGGAGACGCTTGGAGTCGCCGGAGACGCCTCGAGCTGGCCGGACGGGAGCTGTGGCCGGTTGGGAGGTGGCTTGCGTGCTTTGGTTTCGAGGGAATGAGATGGAATCTGAGAAGTGAGTGAGCGAGAAATGAGGAGCTGAGAGAACCCCTAAAATTTCTAGGTCAGGAGCGGTTTAGGGCCAGCTTTCTGGGCCACGTTTTTTTCTCCTTCCGCACCCCCATTTTCTACCACCGCACCCCTAAATCAGGCCCAGGTCTtgccaaacaaaaaaaaaattaattaaaaaaaacatttttgcaCCCCCTCATTCTGTTGGATCGCACCCCATCCTCCTTGGGCTTAAGCCCATTCGAATTTCCTCCTTGCAGCCCCCCTATTTGCATATTCATACCCCTTTTcacttgggcttaggcccaatatgctattagaattaaattaggttttacACACCCCCTTTTTATTTAAGCACctccatagtttttttttttattttattttcttatttcactttttatcttgttttttgtttttgtttttgtttttatttatttatttattattattatttttattttattttattttattttatttttaatttttatttgtactcttatttatttatttatcttgttatttagttgttttccttttttttttttaactagcCATCTACTTTTTGGATATATAAATgctaaaaatcaacaaaaaattatattaaaaggtttaagcacaagtgcgaccattctgtctgccttgt is part of the Vigna radiata var. radiata cultivar VC1973A unplaced genomic scaffold, Vradiata_ver6 scaffold_73, whole genome shotgun sequence genome and encodes:
- the LOC106779907 gene encoding transcription factor PAR2; this translates as MGCRDMRKVRWGKRRRRQEGVERRMKKLQRLVPGGAGMNPDRLFLKTAEHILKLRIQLNVLQALSKVFNA